A region of Microbacterium suwonense DNA encodes the following proteins:
- a CDS encoding cytochrome c oxidase assembly protein, which produces MWGLPAVKLVSNLAAAAMLGSLVLALFGLRSGTRPFDIALDTASVGAAVFTVTAAIAAGMNLLAAFNPRLSADRSFGEQLGMFLLTLPLGQSWLITVLMGAVITLMAFGWRSWTGTLITAGLAAASFIPLATEGHSGDLAGHNVAVNAILLHTVGAAVWLGGVMLLVILRAVGEHRSAKKDADRIDLPTLVSRYSSLAIAAFVVVAISGVARTVVALGDWSELFSPYGLIVLGKGALLVGLGLFGAWYRRRLIPNLAGEKQKRSFWTLILGELFLMGAASGAAAALARTPPPQGDEPPAVQTAAQRLTQTPLPPELTLQRWFTSYDIDILWLVAVGFGAFLYIAGILRLHRRGDAWPVHRTIFWMAGLLMLLWVTCGPLNEYQEYLFSVHMAGHMALTMAIPLLLVSGAPITLALRAIRKREDGTRGAREWILWAVHSPFSRVVTHPFVAAAIFVASLWGFYFTDLVRWAMYDHLGHEWMIIHFLISGYLFVMTLIGIDPIPYRLPHAGRLITLIGVMAMHAFFGMAIMMQEGLMVAEWFGSMGRTWGPTPMEDQYIGGGIAWSVGEIPTLILAVTVGIQWSGSDARLQRRRDRHADRTGDAELAEYNARLAKLAEQDRQEESRIP; this is translated from the coding sequence ATGTGGGGGCTGCCGGCGGTCAAGCTCGTCTCGAACCTCGCCGCCGCGGCCATGCTCGGCTCGCTCGTGCTCGCGCTGTTCGGGCTGCGCAGCGGCACGCGCCCCTTCGACATCGCGCTCGATACGGCATCCGTGGGTGCCGCGGTCTTCACCGTCACCGCGGCCATCGCGGCCGGCATGAACCTGCTGGCCGCCTTCAACCCCCGGCTCTCGGCCGACCGCTCCTTCGGCGAGCAGCTGGGCATGTTCCTGCTCACCCTGCCGCTCGGCCAGTCCTGGCTGATCACCGTGCTGATGGGGGCCGTGATCACCCTGATGGCTTTCGGATGGCGCAGCTGGACCGGCACGCTGATCACCGCGGGTCTCGCCGCGGCATCCTTCATCCCGCTGGCGACCGAGGGGCACTCCGGCGACCTGGCCGGCCACAACGTCGCGGTGAATGCGATCCTGCTGCACACCGTCGGCGCCGCGGTCTGGCTGGGCGGCGTGATGCTGCTGGTCATCCTGCGCGCGGTCGGCGAACACCGCAGCGCGAAGAAGGATGCCGATCGCATCGATCTGCCGACGCTGGTCAGCCGGTACTCGTCGCTCGCGATCGCCGCATTCGTGGTCGTCGCGATCTCGGGCGTGGCCCGCACGGTGGTGGCCCTCGGCGACTGGAGCGAGCTGTTCTCGCCGTACGGGCTGATCGTGCTCGGCAAGGGCGCACTGCTGGTGGGGCTCGGCCTGTTCGGGGCCTGGTACCGGCGCAGGCTCATCCCGAATCTTGCCGGCGAGAAGCAGAAGCGCTCGTTCTGGACGCTGATCCTCGGCGAGCTGTTCCTGATGGGAGCGGCGTCGGGGGCCGCAGCGGCGCTCGCCCGCACGCCCCCGCCACAGGGCGACGAGCCTCCTGCGGTGCAGACCGCCGCGCAGCGTCTCACCCAGACGCCGCTGCCGCCCGAGCTGACGCTGCAGCGCTGGTTCACCTCGTACGACATCGACATCCTGTGGCTGGTCGCCGTCGGCTTCGGGGCGTTCCTGTACATCGCCGGCATCCTGCGACTGCACCGCCGCGGCGATGCGTGGCCGGTGCATCGCACGATCTTCTGGATGGCCGGGCTGCTGATGCTGCTGTGGGTCACCTGCGGCCCGCTCAACGAGTACCAGGAGTACCTGTTCAGCGTGCACATGGCCGGGCATATGGCGCTGACCATGGCGATTCCGCTGCTGCTGGTCAGCGGTGCGCCCATCACGCTGGCGCTGCGCGCCATCCGCAAGCGCGAGGACGGCACGCGCGGAGCCCGCGAATGGATCCTGTGGGCGGTGCATTCGCCGTTCTCGCGCGTGGTCACGCATCCGTTCGTCGCGGCCGCGATCTTCGTCGCCTCGCTGTGGGGGTTCTACTTCACCGATCTGGTGCGCTGGGCGATGTACGACCACCTCGGCCACGAGTGGATGATCATCCACTTCCTGATCTCCGGCTACCTGTTCGTGATGACGCTCATCGGCATCGACCCGATCCCGTACCGGCTGCCGCACGCCGGCCGCCTGATCACCCTGATCGGCGTGATGGCCATGCACGCCTTCTTCGGAATGGCGATCATGATGCAGGAGGGCCTGATGGTGGCCGAGTGGTTCGGCTCGATGGGCCGCACCTGGGGGCCGACGCCCATGGAGGACCAGTACATCGGCGGCGGCATCGCCTGGTCGGTGGGCGAGATCCCGACGCTGATCCTGGCGGTCACCGTCGGGATCCAGTGGTCGGGATCGGATGCCAGGCTGCAGCGTCGCCGTGACCGGCACGCCGACCGCACGGGAGACGCCGAGCTGGCGGAGTACAACGCCCGGCTGGCGAAGCTGGCGGAGCAGGACCGTCAGGAGGAATCCCGGATCCCCTGA
- a CDS encoding serine hydrolase domain-containing protein gives MHLRSSRRLRAALVGAVGLALALTACTPAPPEFSYTPPEQVDAKLPDDVTGQLQAAVEQAMVATGSSGAIVGVWVPWSGEWVTGLGTQALGDDTKVTKDMSFRVADVTRMMTCDVLYGMADDGKIKLDAPVPKYVSGVADLSDITLLDLCNGTSGIGSSESAVKPYWLNTPERVWAPLQLASFGLGAQRSAAHTAYRDSDAGYLMLGMALERASGMSASQLISKYVTTPLELDSTSLPSDAAAAPRPRRR, from the coding sequence ATGCATCTTCGTTCGTCGCGCCGTCTGCGCGCTGCCCTCGTCGGCGCCGTGGGCCTGGCACTGGCACTCACCGCGTGCACGCCGGCCCCTCCGGAGTTCAGCTACACGCCGCCGGAGCAGGTCGACGCCAAGCTTCCGGACGACGTCACGGGCCAGCTGCAGGCGGCCGTCGAGCAGGCCATGGTCGCCACCGGATCGTCGGGCGCGATCGTCGGCGTGTGGGTGCCGTGGAGCGGCGAATGGGTCACCGGCCTGGGCACCCAGGCCCTCGGCGACGACACCAAGGTCACTAAGGACATGTCCTTCCGCGTGGCCGACGTGACCCGCATGATGACCTGCGATGTGCTGTACGGCATGGCCGATGACGGCAAGATCAAGCTCGACGCGCCCGTTCCGAAGTACGTCTCGGGAGTCGCCGACCTCAGCGACATCACCCTGCTCGATCTGTGCAACGGCACCAGCGGCATCGGCTCGTCCGAGAGCGCGGTGAAGCCCTACTGGCTGAACACGCCCGAGCGGGTGTGGGCGCCGCTGCAGCTGGCGAGCTTCGGCCTGGGGGCGCAGCGCAGTGCCGCGCATACCGCCTACCGCGATTCGGATGCCGGGTACCTGATGCTGGGAATGGCCCTCGAGCGCGCCTCGGGGATGAGCGCCTCGCAGCTGATCAGCAAGTACGTCACCACGCCGCTCGAACTGGACTCCACTTCGCTGCCCTCGGATGCCGCAGCCGCGCCGCGCCCTCGCCGGCGCTGA
- a CDS encoding serine hydrolase produces MPQPRRALAGAEGRLPALGEDGYDCTAPIDITKSSASIGFTDSGAVSTITDLGRYVQAEARQALREKDATPARFGAPLPSSAKAPAWYQATGGAFLVGSMIGQFGWTPGYATAAYSDPATGFTVAVTLNNSTAGGSPAAYLAWELAAIASKSPAAEGQTAPDFGLPFTAEQYGQAIADGAICQAPAAE; encoded by the coding sequence ATGCCGCAGCCGCGCCGCGCCCTCGCCGGCGCTGAAGGGCGCCTACCTGCCCTCGGGGAGGACGGCTACGACTGCACCGCGCCGATCGACATCACCAAGAGCTCCGCGAGCATCGGGTTCACTGACTCGGGCGCCGTCTCGACGATCACCGACCTGGGCCGCTACGTGCAGGCCGAGGCCCGTCAGGCCCTGCGCGAGAAGGATGCGACGCCCGCGCGCTTCGGCGCGCCGCTGCCCTCCTCCGCCAAGGCACCAGCCTGGTATCAGGCGACCGGCGGTGCATTCCTGGTCGGATCGATGATCGGCCAGTTCGGCTGGACCCCCGGCTACGCGACCGCCGCCTATTCCGATCCAGCGACCGGCTTCACCGTGGCCGTCACCCTGAACAACTCCACGGCAGGCGGAAGCCCGGCAGCCTACTTGGCCTGGGAGCTCGCGGCGATCGCCTCGAAGTCGCCCGCCGCTGAGGGTCAGACCGCTCCCGACTTCGGTCTGCCCTTCACCGCCGAGCAGTACGGGCAGGCCATCGCCGACGGCGCGATCTGCCAGGCTCCGGCCGCGGAGTGA
- a CDS encoding EamA family transporter, giving the protein MTGTGASVPGALGAPSARVLAVGLVATGLVCQEIGASLAVLLFPQVGPLGMVMLRLVFSALILLLIARPAWRGHSARAWRSALLLGGVLALMNGLFYLALSELPLGVTVTIEVLGPLTLAVIVAQTRTAWLWTLVALAGILALGGGGWDRLTLPGVLFALGAAASWAGYILASARVGRDFVKLDGLALAMAFGALLSLPFGIADAGPALLRIDLIALGAAVAVLSSTIPYALELSALRRLTPAVFGVLMSLGPATASAAGFVLLGQHLSALELTGIALVIVASAGAVWAGRTRPALEPTV; this is encoded by the coding sequence GTGACCGGCACCGGGGCATCCGTTCCCGGTGCGCTCGGCGCGCCCTCGGCTCGCGTTCTGGCGGTCGGGCTGGTGGCCACCGGACTGGTGTGCCAGGAGATCGGCGCCTCACTGGCGGTGCTGCTGTTCCCGCAGGTGGGGCCGCTCGGCATGGTGATGCTGCGCCTGGTCTTCTCGGCGCTGATCCTGCTGCTGATCGCCCGCCCGGCATGGCGAGGGCATTCCGCCCGCGCGTGGCGCTCGGCCCTCCTGCTCGGCGGCGTGCTGGCCCTGATGAACGGGCTGTTCTATCTGGCGCTGAGTGAGCTGCCGCTGGGCGTCACCGTCACGATCGAGGTGCTGGGTCCGCTCACGCTCGCCGTCATCGTCGCGCAAACGCGAACGGCGTGGCTGTGGACCCTCGTCGCACTCGCGGGCATCCTGGCGCTGGGTGGCGGTGGCTGGGATCGGCTCACTCTGCCGGGTGTGCTGTTCGCGCTCGGCGCCGCGGCCAGCTGGGCGGGATACATCCTCGCCTCGGCGCGGGTGGGCCGCGATTTCGTCAAGCTCGACGGCCTGGCGCTGGCGATGGCGTTCGGGGCGCTGCTGTCGCTGCCGTTCGGCATCGCGGATGCCGGACCCGCTCTGCTGCGCATCGATCTGATCGCGCTGGGGGCGGCTGTCGCCGTGCTCAGCTCGACCATCCCCTATGCGCTCGAGCTGAGCGCGTTGCGGCGCCTGACCCCCGCCGTGTTCGGTGTGCTGATGAGCCTGGGGCCGGCCACCGCGAGTGCCGCCGGATTCGTGCTGCTCGGCCAGCACCTCTCGGCACTGGAGCTCACCGGGATCGCCCTGGTGATCGTCGCCAGCGCCGGCGCGGTGTGGGCGGGCCGGACCCGTCCCGCACTCGAGCCCACAGTGTGA
- a CDS encoding copper resistance CopC family protein, translated as MFRIRTALAGTAVAVIALLAVAAPASAHDQIITSSPAADEQLTSIPEQVVLTFSGNLLSLADNSGTAMTVVDENGQDWVAGEPVVSADTVTTPLKPGMPNGAYVVTWKVVSSDGHPTSGEYSFSLDAEESAPAPTESTASTDSTASTESTAPVESTAPVAPVATQTPTSTAPDSTPWPLVIAPVVVLLIAVIVIIVIAARRRRR; from the coding sequence ATGTTCCGAATCCGCACCGCACTGGCGGGCACGGCCGTGGCGGTCATCGCACTGCTCGCCGTCGCCGCCCCAGCATCCGCTCACGACCAGATCATCACCAGTTCGCCGGCCGCCGACGAGCAGCTGACGAGCATCCCCGAACAGGTCGTGCTCACCTTCTCGGGCAACCTGTTGTCGCTGGCCGACAACAGCGGCACGGCCATGACCGTCGTCGATGAGAACGGCCAGGACTGGGTCGCCGGCGAGCCCGTGGTCTCGGCCGACACCGTCACCACGCCGCTGAAGCCCGGCATGCCGAACGGGGCATACGTCGTCACCTGGAAGGTCGTTTCCAGCGACGGGCACCCCACCTCCGGCGAGTACTCGTTCTCGCTGGATGCGGAGGAGTCCGCACCCGCGCCGACGGAGAGCACGGCGTCGACGGACAGCACGGCGTCGACGGAGAGCACGGCGCCGGTGGAGAGCACGGCGCCGGTGGCGCCCGTTGCGACGCAGACCCCGACCTCGACGGCGCCGGACTCCACGCCGTGGCCGTTGGTGATCGCCCCCGTCGTGGTGCTGCTGATCGCGGTCATCGTCATCATCGTGATCGCCGCACGCAGGCGCCGCCGCTGA